From one Thamnophis elegans isolate rThaEle1 chromosome 7, rThaEle1.pri, whole genome shotgun sequence genomic stretch:
- the LOC116511585 gene encoding histone H1.0, which produces MTENSTTAPAAKPKRAKAVKKSTDHPKYSDMIVAAIQAEKSRAGSSRQSIQKYIKSHYKVGENADSQIKLSIKRLVTTGVLKQTKGVGASGSFRLAKSDEPKKAPVKKAKKEVKKATTPKKAAKPKKAAAKSPAKKPKPAAKKAKKKPAPAPKKAKKPKTVKAKPVKASKPKKAKASKPKAKSSAKKSTKKK; this is translated from the coding sequence ATGACTGAAAACTCCACCACGGCACCTGCTGCCAAGCCCAAGCGGGCCAAGGCGGTCAAGAAGTCCACGGACCACCCCAAGTACTCTGACATGATTGTGGCTGCCATCCAGGCTGAAAAGAGCCGGGCTGGTTCTTCACGCCAGTCTATCCAGAAATACATCAAGAGCCACTACAAGGTAGGGGAGAATGCAGATTCCCAAATCAAACTGTCCATCAAGCGGTTGGTCACCACAGGTGTCCTGAAGCAGACCAAGGGTGTCGGGGCTTCAGGTTCCTTCCGCCTGGCCAAGAGTGATGAACCCAAGAAGGCTCCAGTCAAGAAGGCCAAAAAGGAAGTCAAGAAGGCTACAACACCCAAGAAAGCCGCTAAGCCCAAGAAAGCTGCTGCCAAGTCACCGGCCAAAAAGCCTAAGCCTGCAGCCAAGAAAGCCAAAAAGAAGCCAGCACCAGCTCCAAAGAAAGCCAAGAAGCCAAAGACTGTCAAGGCCAAGCCGGTGAAGGCCTCCAAGCCTAAAAAAGCGAAAGCCTCCAAACCCAAAGCAAAGTCCAGTGCAAAGAAGTCGACCAAGAAAAAGTGA
- the GCAT gene encoding 2-amino-3-ketobutyrate coenzyme A ligase, mitochondrial has translation MWCSQFFRSPFVLGQCSPSRARSALAQLKHLLEGELEGIRGAGTWKNERVITSKQGPHINVEGSRGDILNFCANNYLGLSSHPEVIRAGHDALEKYGAGLSSVRFICGTQNIHKDLEEKIARFHQREDAILYISCFDANAGIFEALLTPEDAILSDELNHASIIDGIRLCKANKYRYKHMDMQDLEIKLQEAQKCRLRMVATDGAFSMDGDIAPLKEICSLAQKYNAFVFVDECHATGFLGPNGRGTDELLGVMDQVTIINSTLGKALGGAAGGYTTGPKALVDLLRQRSRPYLFSNSLPPAVVGCASKALDLLMESNVIAQSMAAKTSQFRSKMAAAGFTISGNNHPICPVMLGDARLASVMADDILKRGIYVIGFSYPVVPKGKARIRVQISAVHSEEDIDRCVEAFIEVGRKHGALP, from the exons ATGTGGTGCAGCCAGTTCTTTCGGTCCCCGTTTGTTCTGGGGCAATGCAGCCCTTCGCGGGCGCGGTCTGCTTTGGCCCAGCTCAAGCACCTGCTGGAGGGTGAGCTGGAGGGTATCCGAGGGGCCGGGACCTGGAAGAACGAGAGGGTGATAACATCAAAGCAAGGCCCGCATATTAATGTGGAAGGCAGCCGAGGAG ATATCCTGAATTTCTGTGCCAACAATTACCTTGGACTTTCTAGTCATCCAGAAGTCATCCGTGCTGGACATGATGCTCTGGAAAAGTACGGAGCTGGCCTCAGTTCTGTCCGCTTCATATGTGGAACACAA AATATACATAAGGATCTGGAGGAGAAGATTGCTCGTTTCCATCAAAGAGAAGACGCCATTCTCTACATCAGCTGCTTTGATGCCAATGCTGGGATCTTTGAG GCACTTCTGACGCCTGAAGATGCAATACTGTCAGATGAACTGAACCATGCCTCCATAATTGATGGAATCCGTCTTTGTAAAGCCAATAAGTATCGTTACAAACATATGGATATGCAAGATCTGGAAATCAAGCTGCAGGAGGCACAG AAATGTCGTTTGCGGATGGTGGCTACAGATGGTGCTTTTTCCATGGATGGTGATATTGCCCCGTTAAAGGAAATATGTAGCCTCGCTCAGAAATACAACGCCTTTGTTTTTGTCGATGAATGTCATGCCACTGGATTTCTTGGGCCTAATGGCAG GGGCACCGATGAGCTTTTGGGAGTGATGGATCAAGTAACTATAATCAACTCAACACTTGGAAAAGCTCTTGGGGGAGCAGCAG GTGGCTATACAACTGGTCCTAAAGCACTCGTGGATCTTCTGCGCCAACGTTCCCGCCCCTACCTCTTCtccaacagcttgcctccagctGTTGTGGGCTGTGCCTCCAAAGCTCTGGACCTACTCATGGAGTCCAATGTCATTGCGCAGTCCATGGCTGCCAAAACTTCACA GTTCCGAAGTAAGATGGCAGCAGCTGGATTTACAATTTCAGGCAATAATCATCCTATTTGCCCTGTGATGTTGGGTGATGCCCGGTTAGCTTCAGTGATGGCTGATGATATACTAAAAAGAG GCATTTATGTCATTGGCTTCAGCTATCCTGTAGTGCCCAAAGGTAAAGCCCGCATCCGAGTTCAGATCTCAGCTGTTCACAGCGAAGAGGATATTGATCGATGTGTGGAGGCCTTCATTGAAGTGGGGCGTAAACATGGAGCCTTGCCTTAA